The genome window aaccattttttaaatattaaaatgtaCATATTATATACACTCTTTTATTACGTACACGTAAAAGACAAAAGAGCACGTTGATTCGTTATCTAAACTCTTGGAACAGTGTTGAACTGTGTAGCTGGTACACACAGACTCAATAACTAGATTCACCAGAGTGAGGATATCGCTGAAAGATGCGAATGTAGATGCTTGTAGAGAGAGAGTTATGgtttaaagaagaaaagcaaataaaaaaaaaaagaaaagaaaaaaagagagagaaatccaATAAAGATCACGAAATATCTGTGACTGATATGATCTCTGTGATAGCgtgtgattctctctctcttttctaaaATTCCTCGCTCACCAACCACCTTAATTTTCTTATGCATTAACTCTATATAAACGACCACATTACGTTCATACATGTCTTGTGAGTTTGTTTATGTATGCAATCTCTCTTTATTATAGTTTTGTCAGAGAAGCATCTACCTTTTTGGTCTTTCtatcattaatttgtttgtagTGTCTTTTATTGCAACTGTGACTATTACTCTTGATCGGCTATATAACTAGAAGAACATCTTCGTTATTATTACAGTTTTCTGAGAGGGACTTATAATTGGGGTAGGGATCTGCAGGAACATATGGATGCTGCTAGtgctgcttcttcttcaacaAAGAGGGTGATGGAAAATGTGGAGCAACCCCATGTCTTAGCTGTGGATGATAATCTCATTGATCGCAAACTCATTGAACAACTACTTATAAACTCCTCTTGCAAAGGTAATGTATACTCTTGCAATCattttttgctctttctttCTGGTTTGGGATGCAATTGtctcttggttttttttaaggctttttttttcGAACAAGGGTCACAGTTGCTTAGGGTGATGTAACTTAACCTTCCTTCTATaccccaattaaattcaatattgCAGTTGCATTGTACTAGGAAAAGATAACACAGTTTTTGGAGCAAATGAAAGAGTTGTAGCTAGGCGAATTTAAAAgcaattttttgtgtgtgtgactaCCTACAATTTGACTAAAAAGAGGACATGAAGAGTGGGACGTGAATGCTTTTATATATGAGTAATTAACAGAAGGGCATAAAATAAGCATTTTATTCTTTGTTATGCTACTTATTGTGTTACttactcaaaaagaaaaaaaaaaaaatatgtttttgtatgGTTCTTCTGTTTTCAAAGTACTAATAATTCATGTGGCTGCAGTGACTACTGCGGAAAATGGGAGAAGGGCATTGGAATTTTTGGGCTTAGGAGACGATCAAAATAACACCTTGGAGAGCAGAGTAAGTAACtctaaaaagagagagataattcTGAACATTTTAATCCGTTTAACTATTGGACATTATCCCctttcaaagagaataaatatGGGAACAACTTCAGTTGAGATGAATCAATGACCAATGCATTTATAAATTGTCTTCCGAATGCTAAAAGGTATTTAATATTATCTTGCAGGTATCAAAagtaaatttgataattacagaCTATTGTATGCCAGGAATGACAGGCTATGAGCTACTTAAAAGAATTAAGGTATTGCAACAATCAATAATTAGTATGCCTAATGGAAAGAGCCTATTCAGTGACAATAATGTTGACcatctttgtttcttttcaagCAGGAATCATCAGTCATGAAAGAGGTTCCAGTGGTTATTGTGTCATCTGAGAACGTCCCAACTCGTATTAACAAGTATTTCCAAATGATGCatgttctcttcttcttcttttcttttcactcatatttcatttttaaaagaCTTGCATTTTTCTGATCAGGTGCTTAGAGGAAGGAGCTCAGATGTTCATGCTGAAGCCCCTAAAACAATCAGATGTGAAGAAATTAAGATGTCAATTAATGAACTCCTGAAGATAAACACCCGTATTCCTAAGGAGATTAGAACCCGCAGCAAGTATTCCTATGACTAGAGGAAGCCCCAGAATTCCTTGGATGAAATAAAATTAGCTTCAGTTAccaatcaattttgttttgctCAAAAATCTTACCCTCCACCTCCACATTGCTGTGTATGATTAACGTTAACCAAATAGTTTCAATGACATTCCTTTCTGTGATAATCATTATTCTTCTCCTCTCCTcaatttattatcttttattgtCTGTACATATCAATTTTCTTTGTCTAATGCTCTCTTGAGCCATATTTTAGTTCGGGAAAATACTTTTTAGTCTTATGATCATTGCTACACATGGATGAGTAGTTTTTTAGCTAGTTGTAAAGAAGAGCAATCACTAGGCAAGTGCAATCACGATGCTAGCCCTGCAGAAGTGGGTGCCTAACTATACTGCATTATTGCTTGTTTCACTTCTATGCTAGGCACAATCCTGTTACTCCAATTCATGAGGGAAGGATACTTTGTTTGCGTTTGGATTagttttttaacttatttgttGATTTGCTAAACACGAGTAAAAAGTAAAACCGCACTTTAAAAACAgtttatataaacaaataaaccaataagccaaaaaaaaaaaaaaaaaaccgtgtACAAATCTTCAATTTTGAGCTTCCGCTTGCTGACCAAAACAAAAGAGCATCCACTTGACATGGCAGAATGCAGGCTACAAAGATCCATCAATTGTTTTTTATGCAAATACATTCAATAATTTGACAATATTAAATTCATGTTCACCCACCACAAAGTAATCAAAATGGTATAAGtatatcaataattttgttttttcatcaAAACAAGTAATTCCCTATGCCTAGATCCTCtcaaaatgaatatataattcAGAATAGAAAGGAATGAACAGAGTATATTCAACAATCAACATAATAATTACATTTAACTTCTTAATCGACATAGCAAAAGCTAAGGAATAATGGGAACATTACTCTGAAACTAACTCAGATCAAGTTCCTACGATATACTTCCTATAAATGACCCCAGCAGGCCACtccattagaaaaaaaaagacatttctGGAAGTATTACCTTGGAACCTTGCGGCCCCAAAAATAGTTTGTGAGATTCTAAAACTTTCAACCTTTTggtacataactcaaaaataaaaatcttttatttattttcctccATATTCTTCCTTTGGAAGAGGATCATGGATGAAAATATTTCCATGTAAATAGATTAGACAAAGTGAAGCTCCGTATAGAATACTTCCcaaaccattttcttttaatgggTTGGGAccaaaagagagaattttgaagTCACCAAAGCTTTAAAGTTCAAAGCTTGTAATTCACAACAGAGCCACAAGCAATAATGAAGAATGAATCAAAAGAAGTGCTTGTGGTGATGGTTGTGGTGACGGTGTCTATGGTTATCGCATCCAAAGCATTGGATAACGGGGTAACATGAGACAAACATGCATCTTCCTATCCGTCTGAATATTGAGGAGGCTAGAACACGAGGGCATGAACAACAACGTGCCACAAATGGTTTGTGACGAGGGCTAGTCCTTTCATTTTCATGTTGGTGTTGGTGGTTGTccatatagatatatatatatattgcttcaACCTCCACCACCTCTATCACCTAAAACGGAAAGGACCAAGAATTCATGTATGAGAGCTAGGATTATGCACATGCTTCAATAGAGAACATTGTTTTACAATCAGAATGAATTTCCAAGACCCAGAAATCAAATAACACAACTACTATGATTGAAAGCTTTGtaccaaagaagaagaaaaaaatgataacaaaatttcctctattaatatttcaatttttggaaTGAAGAATGAATTAAAAATTGTACAAAGGTTTCAAGAAATTCTTACCTTCAATTGTTGGTGATAGGCCTTGCTTTGTTCTCCTTTTGGATGGCCAGAGACTTGTAGCTAACATGACCATGtaaacaattataattttatagcTCCATATTTAGTGTTACCTTGGGGAGGAACAACATTttcgatttttaattttttttttttttcctgatgcTTTCATTGGATATTTTATATAGAATATTCTttggaatttttgttttttttttttttttttagttcatcaataaataaaataataaaataaaaaagagaaatccTAACAAGTAAGCAAAGTGGAGAGGAAGGCGGGACTAGTTGAAGGTGCAAGTGCTACAACTTGATACTAGTTGGCAGCGTGTCCTTTTACGTGTTTGATTTTTCGTAGCATAAATTAAAAGCgtcattttataataataacaatgataataaataataataataataaaaaataaataaagaagcaTTTGATTTGATGAATCACAAAATATGGTTTACAGTTAAACCATCATTAATATAGCTCATAAGAAATTGACCCTCAAGATTACATTTTCCCTATGTAATCAATTTGATTCTTATAgtcaatcaaagaaaaaataataataatttaagtttcCCAAAAATTGACCTGTACTAGTGTTGAACTTCATAaatcacacccaaaaaaaaaaaaaaagggtaaattctACAAACTTACCCTAAGGTTTGTCATAATATCCAACTAGGTCCAACACAATTTAAAACCTACCAATTTCATCCTAAAAGACCATTTTGtccctaatttttattatctcttctttctctctcctgtCTTGTTACTCTCCCTCTCTGTCAACTCTCTTCTCTGAGTTCTCTTTCTTAGAACTCTCTCTAAAACCGGTGAAACCCATGAGTTTTGGTCACCGGAAACACCACCCAGCAAAGGACTTCCTGATTCCCACCGCAGGTTTGAGTCGTTTGACGCCATCAGTGCTATTTAACGGACTCTCGTCCCTCTCAGATCGGAACCCACGCGGTGGTGATGGTGCTTCAATTTGGTCACCGGCGAAACCCATAAGCTCGGTCATCGGTGTCAGCAACACCACCATGCAAGGGTCTTTTCGATTCCCATCAAGTTTGATGCCATCAACAGACTCtcgcccctctctctctcttatcagAACccatgtggtggtggtggtggtgatggtgctTCGATCTAGATCTCTCCATTGTCTTTGCAGCGGCGGCATGGATCTCGGCATGGGctttagatttcaaatttgggCAATGTTCtatgttgtgtttggttgggatttttttttggtttttggggatttttgttgggtttttctgGAGATTTCAATGGGGTTTACAAGCGGATTAATGGGTTTTGAAAGAGTGATTTTTATGTGCTTTTTTGTAGCATTTTCAGGGGATCTTCAGTGGGATTTTGGTATTGTTCTTTTGGATTCAGAGATTTGGGTTGGGTATTTTCGGTCAGAGAGAggtttgagagtgagagagacgAGAGAGAATAGAGAGTTTGTATGTTTAGGGGCAAATTTGTCTTTTCAAGACCAAATTGGTGGGTTTTAAAATGTTCTGGACCTAACTGGTATTATGACAAACCTCAGGGtaggtttgtggaatttacccaaaaaaaaaaaatcggacTTTTTAAAGTGTTGTGCAGTCGAGTCCATTGTATTGTATCATTTCTTTTCATATGATTTCTCACCTAAACAAAATCACACTAACATGGAATCACAATAAGAAAAGAATTCAAGAAAAAGGAggtatatttttgtttgttatgtaaaaaaaaatttagtgggtcttcattaatttttatttatgatttctacaagatttaaaaaaaaagaagagggtCGAGCTAATGTGCAATTTATGTACATGTAATTGTGATTTTTACTAGACCAAACTAGTTATGCATTGAATTTGGTTTAATTACTAGTGCAATTGATATTCTATAGACACGCATTGAATTTGGGTTAACTTCTGCAATTGATATTCTATAGACACTGTGGTGAGAtttatcatctatatatatctaaaagttaaagcgtagcatttattgttactacgcTTCAATTAAACCACATCAGCATCATTTcatcattcattttctttcattcttttttattttttgatttatcTATTGACATTTATTGAGCCTCTACTTAAATTATAGTGTTACTTTTATCTCCAATTATACCATGTGTCTCACCATTTACCTAGACTCTTCACATGCCGCAATTATATGGAATTTTGACAGTCATCAATAGATAACAACCTCCTCACCTCCTCACTTGtcgtatttttttctttataaattttcCATTGTTCTCTCCACAAATTGATTGGTATGACCTTCAATGGGATAATTTCTTGAGTGTTTTTGCTGTTTTTCAATTATGACTCAAGTCCATCtgccaaaacccaatcaaattaGTGCAAGAGATAGAGCTTGCAGACGAAACTGAAGTACATAAGAGGCAAACATTAGTAGCCCAGGTCCAAAGTGGATGAACTCAAAATGAGTTTTGTTATTTGTATTAttcttg of Quercus lobata isolate SW786 chromosome 8, ValleyOak3.0 Primary Assembly, whole genome shotgun sequence contains these proteins:
- the LOC115954665 gene encoding two-component response regulator ARR17, whose product is MDAASAASSSTKRVMENVEQPHVLAVDDNLIDRKLIEQLLINSSCKVTTAENGRRALEFLGLGDDQNNTLESRVSKVNLIITDYCMPGMTGYELLKRIKESSVMKEVPVVIVSSENVPTRINKCLEEGAQMFMLKPLKQSDVKKLRCQLMNS